The Candidatus Acidiferrales bacterium DNA segment CTACTCTGGCCGACCCGAGTCCGCCGCGGCGGATGCTTTGTCTCCGCCGCGGACGAGGCACCAGCAGATTCCTCTCCCGCAGAGCGGGATCGGAATGACGGGGAAACCTTTTTAGCATCCTGCTAAAGGCCAGGAAGAACAGCGTGCGCAACATCAAGCTCACGATCGCTTATGACGGAAGCGAGTTTTTCGGTTGGCAGTTGCAGCCGAACCTGCCTACCGTGCAAGGATGGATCGTGGATGTCGCCCGGAAAATCACCGATGAAAAGGTCATGGTGTGGGGTTCCGGCCGGACGGATACCGGCGCGCACGCCCTGGGCCAGGTGGCCCACTTCCGGACGCGCTCCATGATCCCTCTTGAAAACTTGCAACGGGCGATGAATTCTCTCCTGCTGGACACGATTCGGATTTTGCGGGTGGAGGAGGTGCCGATGGAATTTCATGCCCGCTGGCACACCCTGGCGAAAACTTACCACTACCGCATCTTTCGCGGCCGCGTCTGTTCGCCCTTCCAGTACCGCTATGTCTATCCCTACCCGTTTCCCCTGGATGAGGAGGCGATGAAGCGGGCGGCCAAGCTTTTTGAAGGCGAGCACGACTTCGCGTCGTTCGCCTCCGCTTCCGAGGAAGAGGGTGAGGAAGGACGAAGCAAGGTCCGCCTCATCTACCGTTCGGAACTGATGCGCGATGACCTCAGCGAGGAGCTGATCTACGTCACGCGCGGCAAAGGCTACCTGCGCCACATGGTGCGCAAGATTATCGGAACGCTGCTCGAGGTGGGAAAGGGGAAATTGACGGTGGATGACATCGCGCGGATTTTCGAATCTCGCGACCGGACAAAAGCCGGGCCGACCGTCCCGGCAAGGGGACTTGTTCTGGTCGGAGTGGAGTATCCGGAACTATGCCGGTAGCAACCAAGCTCGCTTCCATCGATCCCGCAACGGGA contains these protein-coding regions:
- the truA gene encoding tRNA pseudouridine(38-40) synthase TruA; protein product: MRNIKLTIAYDGSEFFGWQLQPNLPTVQGWIVDVARKITDEKVMVWGSGRTDTGAHALGQVAHFRTRSMIPLENLQRAMNSLLLDTIRILRVEEVPMEFHARWHTLAKTYHYRIFRGRVCSPFQYRYVYPYPFPLDEEAMKRAAKLFEGEHDFASFASASEEEGEEGRSKVRLIYRSELMRDDLSEELIYVTRGKGYLRHMVRKIIGTLLEVGKGKLTVDDIARIFESRDRTKAGPTVPARGLVLVGVEYPELCR